TGATGATAGCCAAGACTATTTTAAATGTACCAAGGGACTTTCACTATGAAATTTGGTGATACCCAAgttaaacttaatattttttatgctttGAAGCATgttaatgaaagaagaattggAAAATGGTAAGTTggatttgttaaaaaataatgaggTTATTGCATTGATGGAAAGAAATGTGAACCTTTTTGTGGTGTAGCAACCTTGATCCGTCAAAGCAACCCTTTTGCCTTCTTTCCTCTAGACCGTTCTATGTTGACTCTTAAGAAATTTGGTTTAGTAACGATGAAAACGAAGACATCTTAGATTACCATGCACACTTCAACTCCAAGGTACACCAATCACTCCTCTATGAAGCTCCAACCGTCGCTCGAACAATTGTTCTGGGTATGGCCTCAATCGCAACAATCAGGATTTGGTGGACATGATCAACGATGTAGCTCCCGCTTAAATGGTTCATTTTGTCCGTCTAGCTCCCTAGCTTCAGTTCCTTCTCCATGATGGAAACCATCTCACTATGCCCCTTGGAATCCTTAGGGCTAGACTCCCCCCTCCTTGAAGCATGCCTCCTTGTCCTTTTCCCACATCTTAGTGGGCTCACCTTCGAAGCAAGTTGGCATTCTCGGTTAATGTCAGAAATAGGAAGCTTTATATCTCAATCCAAGAGGGCGGGAGGGGTGTTTGAATTGGATTTAAACCTTTTTcgaatttttttttgcaaatcTTTAAAGAGTTCTTAAAACTTGAAATCAATACCCAAAGATTAAATGAATCAACTaagtaaagaaaatataaaagaaagatcAAAGAACACCTAGATTTATACTTCTTCAGCTTATCAAAAGTCTATATCCAATCTTCTCCGAACAACTTGAGTTGAGAGGCTTTCCACTAAATCAAATTTGAGTTAAGAATACAATGAAACTCTCAATTGCAATCCTCACCACCCTCAAATCAGATTACAACACAAATAAGAGAGGAAAACACTCACTCTCACCCAATACAAGAGATGAAAACCTTTAATCTCTAACCTGGCTTACTCGCACAAGTGCTACATAATGTAGAAACAATGATACACTGATCAGAACACACTCTTCTAGTGCAGAATTATCAGTAACAATGAAGTCCACTTgatcttgaatgaatctttgAATGTATCATCACCAATGAAGCGTGAAATCCTCCAAGAAACCGGTCTTGAGTATTTGAAAGTATATCAATATTCTTGAGAGACCCTGTACACAAAACTCAGAAAGagtatcaatatttaaaaattaaaatggtaaTGAAACAAGTCTCGAGTCAGGTTTATATAGAAAATTCAAATCCTAatgcagtttaatcgattatattatcACCATAATCTATTATGCTTTTGTCTCTATTTTAACAGATTATTACACatgtataatcaattatttgaacACTTATGCCTATAATTGCATCTTCTAACAGACTTAACAGATTAGGCTATCTGTATAATGGATTAGACCTTGcttttagttttaattgattattgaacttatataatcgattatattgtCACTTAGCCTAGTTAGTCatccatttttctttcttaacagattatgttatttatataacaaattatgcctatctctttattttaatcgattatataacttatgtaatcgattatgacaAAGTGATTTGCTCCTCTTTAGCTTTCTAAGTGTTCTAACTTGTTCTAATGAATTATAccacttatgtaatcgattataattaCCAGAAACTAGATTCTCAATCTGTTTTAGGCTTATTTCACTAATCATGAATGGATTAAAACATTTAACACTAacatgttaatgatttaaacatttGTTATGTCATTTCGTTGTACAAGAATGATTAAAACCATTTCTAATCATTTAGACctattcatcatcaaaaaccaaaatgTATAGAAGCTAGGTTCCCTCAACAATCTTCCCATTTTTTGATGATGAGCAAGATTTTCTACAATTTCCATTAACTCTCCTCCTTTGGGCATTAACAAAAAATGACAGAACAATGTAGTATAATGCAATTCATATGTGCAAAACAACaagaaaacatacaaaatatgttaaatatgtgaTGCTCCCCTTACAAAAAAAAGTAGATGCACTATATAATGTTGCGAGCAATATAAGAATTTTTCCCAGATAAGATTAACTCAAAATAACTATAGTAGAGTAAATATAAAACAGATATGTAAGGACAATTTTGTTCAATGCTAGCCACAAATGTATATTTCACGTAAACAATAGAGATAATGTGTGATAGAATTAGAGATACCCCATATAATGAAATAAGTAAGAAAAGAATTAAGATGAGGTTAGGAGACCCcattcacattaaataaaaaataaagaaaattgtatGCCCTCTCCCCTTTGTAATAAATGTAAACAGTTGACTATTCTTTATTTTCCCTCTTTGATTTACCTCACAACTTTACGTGACCTTCTCTTTGTTAACCTTGCCTTTTTACTTTCAGTGATTTTCTCCAATTCATAGTCATTGCTCCTGATTCAACCTGAATTTAATTCCCTTTAGTTTGACATAGATTATTCCTTGAGagattatttttatcttttcacagtgtgttaagaagtggactttaagcctaactaaaccccacaaaaccggcttataaggtgaggtttgtacctatttatatattataaattggccttatctctagtcgatgtgaaacTTCCAACACAGTGAAAGGATAAAATGCACATGCTTATGTCATTAAGTCATTAAATGTTGCATTatcttataatttctttatcttttatttttagtttgtattaattataataatagttttcaTAGATAAAAGTATTCTGCCGCTATTTACTGTTATATATTTGTCATTTGGTCTAATGCTTATATGTATCCACTTGTTTATGaactttcatatatatatatatatatatatatatatatatatatatatatatatatatatatatatatatatatatatatgttttggaaaacgttataatcgattatccttagtgataattgattattgtcgAACCCTGGACAATATTAAAACTTgcgaagataatcgattatccttagtgataatcgattattgccgagACGAGGTTTTTTCTAATTttgcttgtgataatcgattatcccctATGATAGTCGATTATTGCCAcaagaaataaataacaaaGAATAAGCTATAAGACTTCTAAGTGTTTACAATTGAAAGATAACTCTTATACAAATGATTTCTACAAAGAATGCTTTTAAGAATTAATGTATTTGTTTCTTCAAGTCTTCAagtgcatcatcatcaaaatctcttcaaaGAATCAATGCTTCTTATTGGTAACACAATGCCAAACGGAGTATCCCTCCCTTTTCAACAACCAGTGCCAAAGGAAGCACCTATCCACAGATAGAACCAGGATTTACGAGGTACAACTAGTAGACCTATCCACCACTATCATGCTCATCAATTACATACTCACCCAACACTTACACATGCTCCAATCTTAACCACAAGTCAAAACTGACCCTAAACAACTAGTAATCTTATTCTTTAATTATCATCACATTCTACAGCTCCTCAAGCTTGGTCCACGTTCTTTCTTCATCAAAATGCACTGTTTCCAGTAAAAATATTctaggataattgattattataagtgataatcgattattcccgaaacatacacatatttacaaattaccctgtgataatcgattatcacttaagatgTTCAATTATCTCAGTTGTTCCACACAGCAAATCACCAGAATTCATCATGCATGAagggataatcaattatcatccTAGATAATAGATTATTCCCACGAATAATCACGTTCCTAGACCAAAACTCAAGGTCCAACCCCCATGCATCAATCCCAAATCATACCCTTGTAACCATACTCAAACAAATACATCACAACACTTAAATCATCCAAACCCAATCATTAAATCTTCCAAAACAACTTGAGTTTTGAAAGAATTTCACTATAAAGATGTATAGATTACAAAAATACAAGTTCACCTATGCAAACTTAACTtctaacaataaaaaatgaCTCTTTAAGGTGATACTACATCCAATCACCCTTAACCTCTGCCTTCACAGGAAGTATACACAGTAATGATCAAGTTTACAACAAgtgtaaagaaaagaaaaccccTCAAATGTGAATGTCACATAAAAAAACCAGAATAAATCACCATTCAACTACGTCCAACTTGAAGGCTTATTGCCTTAGATTTCCACGTATCAATGTCCTTTATTCTTCAAGAATACTTTCTCGCATTTCTTGCTTCACAAATCAATGTTTTGGATTGCACTCTTACATTACATAATGAAAACAAGAaccatttatatataaaaacatgttattagtatttttaatcgattgaaatttaacattattGATTAAAAGCATagcataaaaaaaactattcaaaTACTTTTGCAACATCATAAGAAACCTATTACTAATCATGCTCCCCTTTCAAAATAACTTTATACagtacatatatatttttacgtattataatatattcataAACAATAAAACTTAGAGATAATGTGTGATAGAATTAGGGATACCCCACATAGTGAAATAAGTAAGAAAAGAATTAAGACGAGGTTAGGACACCCCactcacattaaataaaaaataaacaatgtaATAAATGTAAACAGATGACTATTCTTTCTTTTCCCCCTTTGATTTACCTCACAGCTTTACGTGACCTTCTCTCTGTTAACCTCGCCTTTTTGCTTTCACTGATTTTCTCCAGTTCACAGTCATTGCTCCTGATTCAACCTGAACTTAATTTCCTTTAGTTTGCTATTTTTGTTTGATATAGATTATTCGttgagagatttttttttcttttcacagtGAAAGGATAAAATGCACATGCTTATGTCATTAAGTCATTAAATGTTACATTatcttataatttctttatcttttatttttaatttgaattaattataataatagttttcaTAGATAAAGTATTCTGCAGCTATTTACTGTTATATATTTGTCATTTGGTCTAATGCTTATATGTATCCACTTGTTTATGAACTTATATATATACGTAAATGCTTGTACAATAGttcaattaatttaaacttttgcATTTATTCATTCCTGCTTTCAGAattcagtgttttttttttctattatatacacacatacatttatatataactaaatgtgtatataattttgtagtataacattattatattgttattagttAATTAGTTTTGATTTCCtgtatatttataattgttatatttatatgttcataatttattataatagattcattattatttctaataataatttcttttatatttataaatcttctccacttatagaaattatttctaatcattataatattgaaatttatatgaaaGTTTGATTTCTTGGATGGTTGCATTAACtcatattttctaattattgaAAAGCTGTcgaatattcttttaattataaaagatgTCATGTTTATTATTACTATGCGAATAATTAACtattattgtaatatattattagtctacttaaattactatttttttaaacaaattagatgattaaatatataattaaattttaaaagtactcatttttaaaattatgtgattaaatttataattaattttttataaagattaaGGTTGTATAATAACAGTAGAAAAGGAATCTAAGCTCATCATGATTAATAAGTATTAGAGAGTTAAATTCACTTTGGCCTTGGCTTAATTTGTGCATTTGTTCATCAAGTGTTGACATGGGGTTGTTGTGTTTTTATTAGGCCCTTTGAGATAGTATTTCTATGGAATTAAACTAAAACTACTAAAAGACtcaaaatgtttttaatcaTTACCTATATTACATCTACACTAAATCACCACAAGCTATCAACATATACTTCATTTGATTTATTCCATCACCTTCTTTTGAGATAAGAAACACTTGTTCTATTAAATCAttgtacaaatatttttataaaaaatcctaatttttttaatctatagTGGTGTGGGTGAGAACCTGGTAATGTGTTTTGCAGCACTATATACAATTTCCAACTTCTTTGATTTGAGACTATAAATACATCCCAACACTCTTCACATGAATGCATAGAAAATTAAGCATTATTTGTCACCCGTGAAGGTCATTGTTTTCATGCTATGTGcatctcttttctttcttggtACAATGGCTCTAGACTGTTAGTCAGTTACAGCAAAATAGCAATGTGTGTGAGAACTGAGTTATGGTAGAGTGAATGAGCATATGAgtttgaaaaatgaagaaactgTATTgcattaaaactaaaaaaatgagaATGGTACAAACAGGTATATATGTAAAGGTAAAATGGACTTGGTCAAGACTGCATGACCGTTATTACAGTTGCAATTTTAAACTACTCAACACACCCCTCCTAAAGTGAAACTGTTGAAGGATCTAATTCCAAGGTGTTCTCTCAATTTCTCAAATCTGTTTTGGCGAAGTGCTTTGGTAAAAATATCAGCAGTTTGATCCTCAGTTGGACAATGTAGAAGATCAAGTTTCTTCTTATCAACTTGCTCTCTCAAGTAGTGATACCGTGTTTCTATGTGTTTGCTGCGTCCATGTGCCACAGGATTTCTGGCAAGGCTGATTGAAGATTTGTTATCTACCATGAGCTTCACTGGTTTGCAGTAGTTGATCACCAGTTCATCAAGCATCGCTTCAATCCAAGCACACTGACATGCAGTTTCTGAAGCAGCCACATATTCGGCCTCGCATGAAGACAGTGCAACAATGTTCTGCTTCTTGGAGCACCAACTAAATGTAGCCTCCATGAACTTGAACACATATCCGAAAGTGCTTTTTCTGTCAAGCTGATCTCCAGACCAATCAGAGTCACTCCACGCTTCCAGAACTTCATTCATTTCACTGTGTTTCTTTGGATAAAATAGACCATAATCTGCTGTTCCTTTTAGGTATCTTAATATGTGTTTGGCAGCACTCAGATGTGATTGTCTCGGATCTCCCATATACCTGCTAATCAATCCAACACTGTAAGAAATATCAGGTCTACTGTTGCATACATACCTGAGTGAGCCCACGATCTGCTTATACAAGGTTGCGTCAACTCTTTCATCCTCTGCTTGCAGTGATAGTTTTGTGTTGGCCATTATGGGTGTACATGTGCTGTTGCAATTCTCCATGCCAAACCGCTTCAAAATGTCACTTACATACTTCTTCTGATGCACCAGGATTCCACCATCTACACGTGAGAATTCCAGCCCAAGAAAATAACCTAGACTTCCGAGATCAGTCATCTCAAAGTCTTCTTTCATCCTTGCTTTGAActcattgatttcttcttcattattACCTGTTATTAATAGATCATCTACATACAAACAGATTAATACAATGCCATTGTTACTAACCTGTTTTGAGTAGACTCCAAACTCAACCCTGCATTTCTTGAAACCATTCTTTATCAGCCAGGAATTAATGTGTGTGTTCCAGGCTCGTGGTGCTTGTCTTAGCTCGTACAATGCCTTGTTGAGTTTGAACACTTTAACTTCTTCACCCTTTTTTACAAATCCAGGAGGCTGTGTCACATATACTTCTTCTTCCAAAGGGCCATTCAAGAAGGCTGACTTCACGTCCATCTGACTGATTTCCCAGCCTTTTGCATTTGCTATGGCAACCACAAGCCTTACGGTCTCTAACCTTGCTAATGGTGCAAATACGTCTGTAAAATCCACTCCAGGCTTTTGGAGAAATCCTTTTGCAACTAATCTCGCTTTTAGCTTGGATATACTTCCATCtggttttagtttagttttgaaTACCCATTTGACTTCTATCGGATGCTTGTGTCTAGGCAGTTCTGTCATCGTCCATGTGTCATTCTTCTCAATTGCCTTTAATTCTTCTACCatagcttccttccatttctCTTCTCTGATAGCTTGTTCCCAAGAAAGTATCTCTGTATCAACAAGAAAGGCATCATGATAAATCTCACCTGTTTCTGTAATCTCTCTATCAGTATAGACCTCATGATTCATCAGTTTTGTGGAAGGAAATCTGGTACGTTGTGATTTCCTAATGTTGTCAACTCCTTCATTTGTATCCATCTGATCACCAGCCTCAGGTCTCCTATCTTCTAACCAACTGGGAACTATTCTGTTAGTACTTTGAGTTGATTCCAATTCCTGCCAATCATAGATTGCTGATTCGTCAACAATAACATCTCTACTGATTACAATCACCTTCTTTCTCGGGTTGTACATCCTGTAGGCACCTGTGCTGTGATATCCAACCAGTATTAAAGCTTCACTCTTGTCTTctaattttcttctcttctcatctGGAATGTGCTTATGACAGATTGATCCAAATATCCTCAGATGTTTAATTGATGGCTTGACTCCAGTCCATGCCTCTTCAGGAGTAGAGTCTATCAAAGCCGTGGTTGGGCATCTATTCAGCAAGTAGGCTGCTGTAACAACAGCTTCTCCCCAGAGATTGTGTGGTAGATTCTTTCCTTTCAGCAAGCATCTTGTCATCTCAACTAGAGTTTTGTTTCTCCTTTCGGCTAAACCATTGTGCTGTGGGGTGTAAGGTGCTGTGACTTCATGATTAATTCCCTTTTCTTCACAAAACCTGTTCATCTCGCCTGAGTTGAATTCTCCACCGCCATCAGTCCGAAGTATCTTGACTTGTAGGGCAGATTGTCGCTCAACAAATGCACagaatttaacaaaatatgagtaaacttcctttttttcctttaacaAATATACCCATAATTTTCTTGTCCATTCAtcaacaaaaaggagaaaatatttattacctCCATATGTAGTTGTCTCGAATGGACCACAAACATCTGCATGCACGATTTCAAGCGGCTGTTTGGCACGTTTTGGAGCAGATTTCCCGAACCTTGACCTGGTTTGTTTGCCCAGAATGCACTCTTCACACAGTTTCTCTGGAACAGTAATCAGAGGAATTCCTTTTACTAAATCTTTGCTGTTTAACAGGCTTAAACTTCGGAAGTTTAAGTGCCCTAGTCTGTAATGCCATTTCCAACTTTCATCTTCAATACTCATAGATGATAAGCATTATATGGTAGAAGCATTTAGATTGACCTTAAAGGTTCTGTTTTTAGCAATTGGAGCCTTGATTATTAGGCGATGCTTCTTATCAAACACTTCTATAGAATTGTCACGCATGATCATGGAGTAACCTTTCTCAAGAAGTTGTCCAAGGCTCAATAAGTTGCTCTTCATACTGGGAACAAATAGCACTTCATCCATATAGGCAGTCTCTCCATTCTTGCATGTGAGCAAGACTTTTCCCACTCCTTCTGCCATCACCATGCTGTCATCTGCAAACCTTATCTTGCTTTTCCTACTTGAATCTAATTCAACCAGCCACTCTCTTCTTCCAGTCATATGGTTAGAGCATCCCGTGTCAAGATACCAACTCTGATCATTCTCCACATGTTCTTGGTTGTAGTTTGTCAACATAACgcatctttcttttatttttgcatCTGCATGTTGTCTCTCACCTGATTGACAACAGCTGCTCTTTATTTCTCCACTGTCTATCAAACGTGTCATGTTGTCCATAGGTAACGTGTAATCCACATTCTTCCAGCACATGTCCTTTGACATCAAATCTTTGTCCATTTTTCTAATTTCACTTGCAACACCCATTAATACCACTAATTCTGATTCACAGTCATGTGCATCTTGTGCCAGATTTGCAGTATCATCACTTTTGCCCTTCGTAGCAGATTCGTTGTGCCAGCAATCATAGGAATAGTGACCATACTTCTTGCAAATGTAACACTGTATGTTCCGTTTATCTGTGCCTTTCCTGCCTCTGCCTCTCGGACATCTACCACCTCTGCTACCTTCATCTTCTCCGTTTTCTTCATCATTCTGATCTGAGTAGGTCGTATTTCtccctccacttcgtccacctctaCCTCTCGATCTTCCCCGGCCTCTGCCTCGGTTCTTGTAGTTTTGCTTCGTTCTTGCTTGAAGAGCTTGCTCCGTTGCTTGTATCTCAGCTGCTTTCTCAGCATTCTTTCTTTCAAGCAGTCTCTGTTCATGTGCGACAAGCGAATTCTGTAATTCTTCTATTTTCAACGAGTCGAGGTCTTTACACTCTTCAATGGTGATTACAATGTGATCATACTGCGGGGTTAGAGTACGCAAGactttttcaattaattttctatCCTTAACAATTTTTCCGCAGGCCCTCATATCATTGATGAGATTCTGGATTCTGCCCATGTATTCAATCACAGTTTCTTTCGTCCCCATGCCCAGAAGTTCATATTGACGTTGTAACGCTTGTAGTCGCACCTTTTTTACTTTTCCCGTATTCCCATAACCTTCTTGGAGAATATCCCAGGCTTCCTTGGCACTAGACGCTTTAGAGATCTTTTGAAAAATGGTTGGAGAAACGCATTGATGAAGAAGCATTCTGGCTTTGCAATCCAGACGACGTTCTTCCTTCTGAAGTTTCTTCGCTGCTGCTGTATCATCttctttcaattctttaacTCCCTGTTTCACGATTTCATCAACCTCTTGATACCCTAGAATCGCCTCCATCTTAACGCACCAGTCATCATAGTCTTTTCCATCGAAGACTGGAAGATTGCTGTGAACCATGTTTGCCATCGCACCACTCTTTGATCGTCACCAAAGATTCTGCGAATGTCCCGAATCAAAAACAAATGCTCTGAATACCACTGTTAGTCAGTTACAGCAAAATAGCAATGTGTGTGAGAACTGAGTTATGGTAGAGTGAATGAGCGTATGAgtttgaaaaatgaagaaactgTATTgcattaaaactaaaaaatgagAATGGTACAAACAGGTATATATGTAAAGGTAAAATGGACTTGGTCAAGACTGCATGACCGTTATTACAGTTGCAATTTAAACTACTCAACATAGACAACTCAGAGGTATTTTCCAAttcttataatatatacatttatattattatatattttctattttcatgaTAATGATATTCCACTAATAAAAATTCTTCTTTCATTGTGTAGATTACGGGAAATTCGGAACCCTCTCCAAATTCTCCCACATCCTATCAAAATTCATTGAACATAGCACTTATGTGTTTAGTGCTTTTTATTGTATGCTTATTGGTATTTATAATATGGTACATATATCGAGTAGGTGAAGCTGTTCATCCTGCTGGagatataaaaatgaataatatctAGAGTATAAAAAACTCTACGATGTAACCATTAATGTGGAGATATATGTCCACaaggaaataaattttatattatgttttaatatttttcaggTTTTTGTTATAATACTTTATagtgttaatataaaattatattaaatattacagtattaacataaaattataaaagtgaattcgattttttattaatttatattactaAGCCATTacatatttacaattttatgtacaaaaatttgaaatgtgaaagttaaaaacatttttaacataAGATATAGTGGACTAACGCGAAGCCCTTAAAAAATAGCGCAAACTTCCAAGACCAATATCCATTAAACGGCTAGCACTAGGTGCTCAAAAGGTGTTGTTAAGCGGCGCATAAAACAACAGCTCCATAAACAGGGTCACACAACATCCAACAGCTATACACAAAACAAAGTGAGATAAAAATCGAAAGCTAAAGATGACACGAACAAAAATAGAAGATattcaaacttatttaaaaacacaaacaaacaaaaagtagAGTGCCAAGGTTCAAGAAATGTTTCTACAAATAAAATTGACGTTATGTTCTTTTATAGGAACTTAAACCATGTTTTACTCTTCCTTTTCAATGTTTACTACGAGGTTGTGTTTAAATGCTTCTTAACATATTGTATTTCTGCATTGtctacaattaaatattatacatgttattttaaattgacaCCAAATACTACCTTTCTCTACTATTGTCCAATTGTGTGTCACTAAGACTATTGCCCTGTTGCGACTCAATTATTTTCCATACTGACATGTTCGTGTATGTTGTtcattaatgttattatgtTGGAATTCTAGAAATCATATGAGAAACTCTGTTTTGTAACCTGAAATGTAAAAAGGGGTAATATAGTTTCACGTTTGAAAAGAATTATGATGtttacactagtaaaaaaatgtttttttaactcgtcatatatgccgcggtttcgTAAAAATCGAAATATTTAAgacgcggtggcagttttgaaattaagataaaattatatgctTCGGGTGTACAAAGAATCgagacataaaaaataaaaatttgatactgcttcggttgatacagaaccgaggcataaggACCTGCACCTTTTCCAGTGCACGAGGCACCTTTTCCAATGCACGAGACACCTTTTAAGCTAGGGACTCGGTTAAtagcagaaccgaggcataaggGGCTGCCTCTCCTGCTACCACCAAACCCTTCCATTATTACtactcttcttcctcctttcatTCTTTAAACAGCCCTTCATCGTCCGTACTGTCGCTCCTAGTGTTGCCGCTCCCCGTGCTGCCGCTCCCTGTGCTGCCGCTCCCCGTGTTGTCGCTCCCCGTGCTATCGCTCCTGCTGCTTTTCCCCGTGTTGCCGCTCCCCGTCCTGGACCCTAGCAACACGGCGCTAGCGCCGGCCGTGGTGCCTCCGCCAGTCGTGGATTCTCTTGCCCCCGTGGGTCTCTTTCCCAACCACCGTCGCCTTCCGTTATCAAACCCAAATGGCCAGCTTTTCCAGAAATCGATGTCGCGCTTCGCAGCTTCGCACGACGGCGCCTGAAGTGGTTGTGGTGGTGGAGCTAGCGGCTTGAGGGAGCAGGTGGGGAGTACGAATCGGTTGCGGGCAGTCTTGGATCCAAGGCGGTGGGGGCGGTAGTCGGGGTTGGAGTCAGGTTCAGAGGCGAGATCAGAGGGGTGttttgattttagggtttcttttgTTCTCTGGTTTTCCTTGATTGGGATTAGGGTTCTGTTTGAGAAAGTTAGGGTTTTTAATTGGGAAAATTCTTTTAGGGAAATTGTTGTTTGTGTTCTGCTTCAGTTTTACTCTGGTGTATATGATACTTGTTATGAAGAGGAATTGAGGTTGAGTGAGAATGAGCAAGAACGTGCTGTTAGGCTGCGGCCAAGCTGCTGTTGGACTTCACCGGAGGCTGAATAGAATAGAGGATGATGATAGCTAAAAAACTGAGAATAGAACAGAGGATGATGATAGCTAAAAAAAAATACCGAGAACAAAGAACGatgctaaaaaaattaaaaaaaaacatgttattgcctcggttatctaagaaccgaggcataatcttGTTTCATTTTACCCCAGTTCTGAATCGAGGTATAAAGCTTACGCCTTTTTACCTCGTccatatatgcctcggttgtaaaaccgatgcctataaatgaaaataaccGATGTCATATCcctttattgtactagtgttaACATTGTTATAGCTCTTTGTTCTGCGTATTGTGCTGGAAGTATATTGTATTGGATGCATTGTGTGACTAAAATGGGAGATAACATAACATATCATAAACTTGGACGTGTTTAGTTTCTAGAGTGGAATGTAAGGTTATAGGAGATTAAAGAGTACATATTACCTTCTATTTTATGTgaatatacatttttataaatgtagTTAGTAGCTATTTGAATGAGATTGTGGTTTGTATGAGCAATTATTCCCTTTGTG
The Vigna angularis cultivar LongXiaoDou No.4 chromosome 5, ASM1680809v1, whole genome shotgun sequence genome window above contains:
- the LOC108339076 gene encoding uncharacterized protein LOC108339076, whose product is MANMVHSNLPVFDGKDYDDWCVKMEAILGYQEVDEIVKQGVKELKEDDTAAAKKLQKEERRLDCKARMLLHQCVSPTIFQKISKASSAKEAWDILQEGYGNTGKVKKVRLQALQRQYELLGMGTKETVIEYMGRIQNLINDMRACGKIVKDRKLIEKVLRTLTPQYDHIVITIEECKDLDSLKIEELQNSLVAHEQRLLERKNAEKAAEIQATEQALQARTKQNYKNRGRGRGRSRGRGGRSGGRNTTYSDQNDEENGEDEGSRGGRCPRGRGRKGTDKRNIQCYICKKYGHYSYDCWHNESATKGKSDDTANLAQDAHDCESELVVLMGVASEIRKMDKDLMSKDMCWKNVDYTLPMDNMTRLIDSGEIKSSCCQSGERQHADAKIKERCVMLTNYNQEHVENDQSWYLDTGCSNHMTGRREWLVELDSSRKSKIRFADDSMVMAEGVGKVLLTCKNGETAYMDEVLFVPSMKSNLLSLGQLLEKGYSMIMRDNSIEVFDKKHRLIIKAPIAKNRTFKVNLNASTI